The genomic region CCTGCAGGTAAAAATTCCAATAATTCTTGTAATTCGAATAACTCGAACTTTAATTATCATTTCTTGATGAATACAGTTATATTAGTAAGATCTTGACCTTACATTCAAAACTCATTCTTGGTCGTTAAGATTGTGATTGTTTTATAGTGCCGGTGTTGGTCGGACCGGCACGTTTATTGCACTTGACAACCTCGTAGATCAGGCAAGGACTGAAAAATGTGTTAGACCGTTGCAAATGGTTGAAGCTCTGAGGCGCCAACGAGTCAACATGGTTCAGACAAAGGTAGGCGATAACCATGCTAGATAATACTTAGATagttatatgtatgtatttgtgtagaAGACTAGTAACTGTTCCATTTTATGTAACTCCCTGCTATGTAAACGTTTAACGAGTTCAGGATCAGTATGTATACCTGCACGAAGCGCTTGCCGAAGCTCTGCTGATGGGCACTGATCACGTCTGGCATAGACAGTTTGAAGAGGTCCATTCCTTCATGATGTCAACAGAACCGGAAGAGAAACAACCTAGGATGGTTAAACAGTTTCAGGTATGATAATTTAACTACCAAGTAGACAACAACTGCTAGATGTTGTCCATTTTATCAATTCTGAGAtagtaaatgatttgttaaattctattgttattattgttttgttcctTGTTTCTTATaggttgatttatttttagctACATTATATAGTTCTGAGTGTCTTTCTTTGGTAGTGACCTGGGgtgcatttcaataaagatcttaagGCTTAAACCTTCAGGCTAAAACATTCAGGCGTTACCTAGTGTTTTGGCGTCATaaactgcgtttcaataaaaaaaatcaagaacatTTATCGCATAGATTCTGCCTGTAATTTTACatcatttcttttacaatagCGTAATGTTGACGACTAAGATTTCTTATTGAAACAGGGACCAGTActgtatttctttattgttgttatttatatcgttgcttatgttttatatactgATTACAGTTGATTGAACAAAGTCTTACAAATGAAGCCCAGCATGTGCAGGATGGGCCAGAATATGGAAACATGGAAACAATTCTTTCAGAAAGTATGAGTTTCAAATAgtgcattttgtttaatatgtctTTTGAGTAGCCTGATATATATTtaggtatatttaaaaaaaaggcgATTACACATTTGTTGAACGAAGTGTTATCatcaacatttctttttaattatagTCGACGCATATCTCCCGAAATTAAAGAAACGAAATTCAAATTTTACACAACAGCTCGGCGCAATCCTGTTACCAGTAAGTATTCAGCGAACTTATTTTGTTGCATGCtctatttcaaacaaaatgaacCTGGTTAAACCGTGTCTCAAGTTGCCTGTATCAAAGCCTttgtctttgttaaatgttcatAAAGTGAATCAAATGTATTTTCCAACAATGGGCAAGATATCGTATGgtcaaaaatcaaaacaatctaTTAAATATTGCTCATATATTTCGATTTTTTCTGTAAATGCTGCAATTAGTTAACGCTGCCTCATATTATGAACTAGTTTTTTGTTATACAAGTATGACGCACGTTTTCTCAAGCAACTGAAATAGTGCAGAACATAAGCATGAATACTCGAATGcaaatgataatcacaatatCTCGTTTTATTGAAGGTTATCACTTAACGACTTTTGCAACAAAAATTGAACtcatttaatttacaaaaaaaacgcTTACCTCTTGATTCGGGTATTACTGTTATCGGATGCATAACTATTTTGAATGTGAATACTTCAGAGCTTTTCGGGAAATAACACGTTCTTGTTGTGTAAATCTCCATCTGAAGAGCAGCTGGAAGAGTTTTGGTCTCTTGTTGAGGAGCAGCACGTGATCACCGTCATTATGCTAACCTCTACTTTCAGTCGAGCACGTCAGGTATGGGAGAACACTTCATACAAACTACCATTGGTTAAAGTCACGATGTACTAAACGAAATATATCGACATATATCGAATCACACGTCATTGACGTATTCGGCCGCCAAACGGCGCTCTCTTGTTTAAAAGTTACCACCctttcataaatatatacagttgTTTAACCACAAGACTTGTAAACAAGATACTTGAGTAGTATATGtagaattatatattaatagtaAACAGTTAGCCCAGGAAGCGCatgtgatataaaatatgtgttggaaaaaaattcaatatatCTATGTGTCCATTATTTTCTATTAAGAACTGGAGAAACTTTGTTCAATGATCGGTTCCGAGTGAACTTCTGATATTGTTGAACGTTTTGAGGCCGTAACCCCAAcgtttatgaataaaaacagttttatgtgtGTGATGCCTGTTTGGTTGCTTGGTAACGTTCATTGTCTCTCGCTTAGTGTATGTTCTGCCTAACCATGTGcctcttaaagatgcactattactctaaaataagatttaacacatttaatacaattgttttaatataccaaaaaggatgaataaatgtcgaaaataatggttcttatgaaggataccgagtttaatatgaaagaaatgtgcagaaaacacggtattggtACCTTATGAAACGAGAGTAGATCACAGTAattcttttagcattcaccaatcatttaatatttttgtgttttagcTATATAATaaacggttataatattgttaatagtaatcaatattttccataagtgcCTTATTTAGTTAGTAATTGATGGTGTATCACTcagaattgatgtttgttttacatgtgtatgtattgattttgcataagagtgtcactttaacaggTTATGTGTTAATAGTTtggctattgggcttgtccctgcgatttccattgtattgttagaacgtttaaacataaacacaatgCCGAGAACTGTCTTACTGTTGACTTAAATTTGAAAGCGGTTACGCATGACTTAACAatcactgttttttttatctttgacaaTATTGACATACAAACGTAAATTCattttgtttggtttatattttaGACATGTGTGTACATGGGCGGAAATGGAGATGGGAAAGTTGGAAGATATTCCGTTAACTTCATACACGAACGGaaaaacaaaacgttcaatGAAAGGAGCTTTTCGTTTCGGGACGACAACAATGAGGTTTGGTTTTGAAAGATCTTGTAATGGAAAACGTATAACATGGTAATAGTGTGTATAGTTGTTGCGAAAGATTTGATTCTGTACTTTGTtagtatacatatttaattcacTATTTTAATGAGAGAGCGAGAAATGTTTAGAGTGCCATAATTATGTAGTTTACATATCCATTTAAGGACGAAGATTATCTAACAACAGTAAAACAGTTTCAATTCACCGCTTGGACTGAAAACGAAACACTACCACCAATGCATAACATGTTAGAATGCCTCGATGCTGTCAGAAAGTGGCAGCCACACCTAGCCGAAAACAGACCCGTTTTGATTCACTGCGAGTAAGTACCCTTATTAGGGATGTTCAATATATAATCTAATTGGGCTCTCTTTCTAGATAATGGCCATACTAGAGTTGCAACAACGAGACTGTAGCAGCATTATACAATTATGTCGTTGTAGTTATTTTTGCAATTGGACGTTAGAAATTTATCCTGGTATTTCACTGTTACATGAAGTAAGAATATCCATTTGATATTGTTCTGTTTTGAGAATTCAGCCTTTCCTTACTTCCAATTCAAACAGTTAAGTGCACACATGGTCGACACTCTATTCAAACGACgttatttccgaaatgacgttacatTTGCATACATTACGGCGCGCTTTCAAAAAAGCTACTAAATAGTGTACGTTTATATAActtgtttgcatatatttataacaaaaatgttagTTTCAATCACAATAAATTTCAACTCGTGAACACAAACAGTAAATTATTCACTCGTGGCTTCACAATTCAAGAAATAtatcttttggtgctcactcggtgaaatgtaATTACGATTTACCGTGTTTTTTCCTCTTTTAAACAAGGACGGGGCATGAACGAAGTGGATTGATCGCAGTACTTCTAAATGAGCTCCATCGCATGGAAAAGACACGAGGTCAGATAAACATCGTGGAGTCTGTAAAGACAATGAAACAGAGAAACAGGGAGATACTACCCAATACTGTGCGTATTATTTGTACATCTCAGACTTTCCCCTTATGGTTTGGccatacattataaatgatcccttctgcccccccccccctcccattTTCGCATGTAGTATGATACCGGAACTTTCGGAATATACCAGctcatatgttgtttttatatcagCGTTCAAATTCGTAAACCAAACTTTTGGTTCGCTCAACATCTTGATGCCCTTCGTAGCCCAGTTTAATACCCTGCGATTTTAACGATGTATGCATAACGACCATAATATTATTCCATAGTGTTCACTCAGCTCTTTTCACACTTCTTAGGGTCGATAACTCTTCCTTGTTTCTTgatcatttattgtatttatttcgtACCATTTCCCACTTTCGTTCAGTTCAATAGCTTTCCGTATTGTCCTTTCATTTACCGCTGCTGATTTCACTTCATCTAATGTCATagcattttaatgataaatttcaCATATTCCTCAGCCAGGTTTCTATCGTTTCCCATATTTTTCAACGGATGTCTCGGCAAGTAGTCAGACGAATTGTCTCTCCTACTTTATACAAAGTCCATTTTTATGGTTAAAGTCCTAATCCCCAACGTTCCATTCTTAGAggcaattgttgtttttttttcttccatatGGTCTCTTGTGGCTTATGATCAGTTACCACATTAAAGCACAAGCCACCACgaatatacatgttataatgtTCACATACCTATATGACATATAAAGCCTCTCTCGCCGTTTGACTGTACCTAGGCTCTGTTGGTGATAAATCACAACTTGTATATGCCACGGCTGTGCCTTTTAGGGTACTAATTACCGAATGTCTCACCTGTGAAGCGTCTGTCACCACTTCTATTGGTTTCTCTGGACCATCACCGTGTCACCCGAAAC from Mya arenaria isolate MELC-2E11 chromosome 3, ASM2691426v1 harbors:
- the LOC128225977 gene encoding receptor-type tyrosine-protein phosphatase alpha-like — encoded protein: MLTSTFSRARQTCVYMGGNGDGKVGRYSVNFIHERKNKTFNERSFSFRDDNNEDEDYLTTVKQFQFTAWTENETLPPMHNMLECLDAVRKWQPHLAENRPVLIHCETGHERSGLIAVLLNELHRMEKTRGQINIVESVKTMKQRNREILPNTVQYKFIYDSLLEHVQNSTEYENIKSA